From a region of the Mauremys mutica isolate MM-2020 ecotype Southern chromosome 12, ASM2049712v1, whole genome shotgun sequence genome:
- the LOC123345050 gene encoding zinc finger protein 436-like isoform X2, protein MCGAAMAGNGSPAPSLEDPLASCPVCMEYFIDASCEHNICPRACNPDPREEPEWSPCCPRCQKPVLHVSCATYWDMSKEWLACLIKEREETKADEEMQSEKLLKQTEAEKQRILCEWKDLRGFLEKQEQVLLSQLEKLDRAIVKRRDKSISELSQEISLLSELLNQRGGENGQEPLSQSIQGVGSSENREDRTLQKPESGFVELEKRLGDLSQRSATLLELLQGFKETLRLEMDSNIGFLMPKPDMIAQVEWGKEPWVPDLQCSKEREILRNTRTGDGMVSGNEEENPQQEGPKQVEPHGTVAGISKANVSQSPDLEEAHESRCRSERQQENHQEKLQGKSTHRGEGLEDLNETVIQLKIGTKKKQHECVECRKKFNHKSNLTRHLKLHTGEKPFMCSDCGKTFTRRSHLISHQTTHLGQKPYPCCECGDRFTRCSNLISHQRIHLGERPYKCPDCGKSFSSKSNRTVHQRIHTGVKPYKCADCGESFIQSSHLVVHQRTHTGERPYTCPDCGKSYKAKVALISHQKVHGRWELSLWSNGSVPTCNKL, encoded by the exons ATGTGCGGAGCGGCCATGGCCGGTAACGGGAGCCCAGCGCCGAGCCTGGAAGATCCGCTCGCCTCCTGCCCCGTGTGCATGGAATATTTCATAGATGCCAGCTGCGAGCACAACATCTGCCCGCGGGCCTGCAACCCAGACCCCCGGGAGGAGCCGGAGTGGAGCCCTTGCTGCCCTAGATGCCAGAAGCCCGTCCTGCACGTGTCATGTGCCACATACTGG GATATGTCAAAAGAGTGGCTGGCCTGTCtgataaaagagagagaagaaaccaAAGCTGATGAGGAGATGCAAAGTGAgaagctgctg aaACAGACGGAAGCTGAGAAACAGAGGATCCTCTGCGAATGGAAGGATCTACGTGGGTTTCTGGAGAAGCAGGAGCAGGTGCTGCTGTCCCAGCTAGAAAAGCTGGACAGAGCCATTGTCAAGAGAAGGGACAAGAGCATCTCTGAGCTGTCCCAGGAGATTTCTCTGCTAAGTGAACTGCTCAatcagaggggaggagagaacgGGCAGGAGCCACTGAGCCAGTCCATACAG gGTGTGGGCAGCTCTGAGAACAG GGAGGACAGGACACTGCAGAAGCCAGAGTCTGGGTTtgtggagctggagaagagacttgGGGATTTATCTCAGAGAAGTGCcaccctgctggagctgctgcagggatTCAAAG agactCTGCGACTGGAGATGGACAGCAACATAG GTTTTCTAATGCCAAAACCTGACATGATTGCTCAGGTGGAATGGGGCAAAGAACCCTGGGTGCCAGATCTCCAGTGCTccaaggaaagagagatcctgagaaaCACCCGCACAG gtgatgggatggtgagtgggAACGAGGAGGAGAATCCACAGCAGGAAGGTCCCAAGCAAGTGGAACCTCATGGGACAGTAGCAGGAATATCCAAAGCAAATGTTTCCCAGAGTCCTGATCTGGAAGAAGCCCATGAGAGTCGATGCAGATCAGAAAGGCAGCAGGAAAACCATCAAGAGAAGTTGCAGGGTAAATCCACTCACCGAGGGGAAGGCTTGGAGGATCTCAATGAAACGGTGATCCAACTGAAAATTGGCACTAAAAAGAAACAGCATGAATGTGTTGAGTGCAGGAAAAAGTTTAATCACAAATCAAACCTTACTAGACATCTGAAactgcacacaggagagaaaccatttatgtgcagtgactgtgggaaaaccttcactcggaGGTCACACCTCATTTCACACCAGACAACGCACTTGGGTCAGAAACCTTATCCCTGCTGTGAGTGTGGGGACAGATTCACTCGGTGCTCAAACCTTatttcacatcagagaatccacttgggagagagaccctataaatgccccgactgtgggaaaagcttcagttcaAAATCAAACCGcactgttcatcagagaatccacaccggagtaAAACCTTATAAGTGTGCTGATTGTGGGGAAAGTTTCATTCAGAGCTCACACCTGGTTGTTCATCAGAGAAcacacacgggagagagaccctatacatGCCCCGATTGTGGGAAAAGCTACAAGGCGAAGGTTGCTCTAATTTCCCATCAAAAAGTCCACGGAAGATGGGAGCTCTCACTGTGGAGCAATGGGTCTGTGCCCACCTGCAACAAACTATAA
- the LOC123345050 gene encoding zinc finger protein 684-like isoform X1: MCGAAMAGNGSPAPSLEDPLASCPVCMEYFIDASCEHNICPRACNPDPREEPEWSPCCPRCQKPVLHVSCATYWDMSKEWLACLIKEREETKADEEMQSEKLLKQTEAEKQRILCEWKDLRGFLEKQEQVLLSQLEKLDRAIVKRRDKSISELSQEISLLSELLNQRGGENGQEPLSQSIQGVGSSENSREDRTLQKPESGFVELEKRLGDLSQRSATLLELLQGFKETLRLEMDSNIGFLMPKPDMIAQVEWGKEPWVPDLQCSKEREILRNTRTGDGMVSGNEEENPQQEGPKQVEPHGTVAGISKANVSQSPDLEEAHESRCRSERQQENHQEKLQGKSTHRGEGLEDLNETVIQLKIGTKKKQHECVECRKKFNHKSNLTRHLKLHTGEKPFMCSDCGKTFTRRSHLISHQTTHLGQKPYPCCECGDRFTRCSNLISHQRIHLGERPYKCPDCGKSFSSKSNRTVHQRIHTGVKPYKCADCGESFIQSSHLVVHQRTHTGERPYTCPDCGKSYKAKVALISHQKVHGRWELSLWSNGSVPTCNKL; encoded by the exons ATGTGCGGAGCGGCCATGGCCGGTAACGGGAGCCCAGCGCCGAGCCTGGAAGATCCGCTCGCCTCCTGCCCCGTGTGCATGGAATATTTCATAGATGCCAGCTGCGAGCACAACATCTGCCCGCGGGCCTGCAACCCAGACCCCCGGGAGGAGCCGGAGTGGAGCCCTTGCTGCCCTAGATGCCAGAAGCCCGTCCTGCACGTGTCATGTGCCACATACTGG GATATGTCAAAAGAGTGGCTGGCCTGTCtgataaaagagagagaagaaaccaAAGCTGATGAGGAGATGCAAAGTGAgaagctgctg aaACAGACGGAAGCTGAGAAACAGAGGATCCTCTGCGAATGGAAGGATCTACGTGGGTTTCTGGAGAAGCAGGAGCAGGTGCTGCTGTCCCAGCTAGAAAAGCTGGACAGAGCCATTGTCAAGAGAAGGGACAAGAGCATCTCTGAGCTGTCCCAGGAGATTTCTCTGCTAAGTGAACTGCTCAatcagaggggaggagagaacgGGCAGGAGCCACTGAGCCAGTCCATACAG gGTGTGGGCAGCTCTGAGAACAG CAGGGAGGACAGGACACTGCAGAAGCCAGAGTCTGGGTTtgtggagctggagaagagacttgGGGATTTATCTCAGAGAAGTGCcaccctgctggagctgctgcagggatTCAAAG agactCTGCGACTGGAGATGGACAGCAACATAG GTTTTCTAATGCCAAAACCTGACATGATTGCTCAGGTGGAATGGGGCAAAGAACCCTGGGTGCCAGATCTCCAGTGCTccaaggaaagagagatcctgagaaaCACCCGCACAG gtgatgggatggtgagtgggAACGAGGAGGAGAATCCACAGCAGGAAGGTCCCAAGCAAGTGGAACCTCATGGGACAGTAGCAGGAATATCCAAAGCAAATGTTTCCCAGAGTCCTGATCTGGAAGAAGCCCATGAGAGTCGATGCAGATCAGAAAGGCAGCAGGAAAACCATCAAGAGAAGTTGCAGGGTAAATCCACTCACCGAGGGGAAGGCTTGGAGGATCTCAATGAAACGGTGATCCAACTGAAAATTGGCACTAAAAAGAAACAGCATGAATGTGTTGAGTGCAGGAAAAAGTTTAATCACAAATCAAACCTTACTAGACATCTGAAactgcacacaggagagaaaccatttatgtgcagtgactgtgggaaaaccttcactcggaGGTCACACCTCATTTCACACCAGACAACGCACTTGGGTCAGAAACCTTATCCCTGCTGTGAGTGTGGGGACAGATTCACTCGGTGCTCAAACCTTatttcacatcagagaatccacttgggagagagaccctataaatgccccgactgtgggaaaagcttcagttcaAAATCAAACCGcactgttcatcagagaatccacaccggagtaAAACCTTATAAGTGTGCTGATTGTGGGGAAAGTTTCATTCAGAGCTCACACCTGGTTGTTCATCAGAGAAcacacacgggagagagaccctatacatGCCCCGATTGTGGGAAAAGCTACAAGGCGAAGGTTGCTCTAATTTCCCATCAAAAAGTCCACGGAAGATGGGAGCTCTCACTGTGGAGCAATGGGTCTGTGCCCACCTGCAACAAACTATAA
- the LOC123345050 gene encoding zinc finger protein 684-like isoform X3 — translation MCGAAMAGNGSPAPSLEDPLASCPVCMEYFIDASCEHNICPRACNPDPREEPEWSPCCPRCQKPVLHVSCATYWTEAEKQRILCEWKDLRGFLEKQEQVLLSQLEKLDRAIVKRRDKSISELSQEISLLSELLNQRGGENGQEPLSQSIQGVGSSENSREDRTLQKPESGFVELEKRLGDLSQRSATLLELLQGFKETLRLEMDSNIGFLMPKPDMIAQVEWGKEPWVPDLQCSKEREILRNTRTGDGMVSGNEEENPQQEGPKQVEPHGTVAGISKANVSQSPDLEEAHESRCRSERQQENHQEKLQGKSTHRGEGLEDLNETVIQLKIGTKKKQHECVECRKKFNHKSNLTRHLKLHTGEKPFMCSDCGKTFTRRSHLISHQTTHLGQKPYPCCECGDRFTRCSNLISHQRIHLGERPYKCPDCGKSFSSKSNRTVHQRIHTGVKPYKCADCGESFIQSSHLVVHQRTHTGERPYTCPDCGKSYKAKVALISHQKVHGRWELSLWSNGSVPTCNKL, via the exons ATGTGCGGAGCGGCCATGGCCGGTAACGGGAGCCCAGCGCCGAGCCTGGAAGATCCGCTCGCCTCCTGCCCCGTGTGCATGGAATATTTCATAGATGCCAGCTGCGAGCACAACATCTGCCCGCGGGCCTGCAACCCAGACCCCCGGGAGGAGCCGGAGTGGAGCCCTTGCTGCCCTAGATGCCAGAAGCCCGTCCTGCACGTGTCATGTGCCACATACTGG ACGGAAGCTGAGAAACAGAGGATCCTCTGCGAATGGAAGGATCTACGTGGGTTTCTGGAGAAGCAGGAGCAGGTGCTGCTGTCCCAGCTAGAAAAGCTGGACAGAGCCATTGTCAAGAGAAGGGACAAGAGCATCTCTGAGCTGTCCCAGGAGATTTCTCTGCTAAGTGAACTGCTCAatcagaggggaggagagaacgGGCAGGAGCCACTGAGCCAGTCCATACAG gGTGTGGGCAGCTCTGAGAACAG CAGGGAGGACAGGACACTGCAGAAGCCAGAGTCTGGGTTtgtggagctggagaagagacttgGGGATTTATCTCAGAGAAGTGCcaccctgctggagctgctgcagggatTCAAAG agactCTGCGACTGGAGATGGACAGCAACATAG GTTTTCTAATGCCAAAACCTGACATGATTGCTCAGGTGGAATGGGGCAAAGAACCCTGGGTGCCAGATCTCCAGTGCTccaaggaaagagagatcctgagaaaCACCCGCACAG gtgatgggatggtgagtgggAACGAGGAGGAGAATCCACAGCAGGAAGGTCCCAAGCAAGTGGAACCTCATGGGACAGTAGCAGGAATATCCAAAGCAAATGTTTCCCAGAGTCCTGATCTGGAAGAAGCCCATGAGAGTCGATGCAGATCAGAAAGGCAGCAGGAAAACCATCAAGAGAAGTTGCAGGGTAAATCCACTCACCGAGGGGAAGGCTTGGAGGATCTCAATGAAACGGTGATCCAACTGAAAATTGGCACTAAAAAGAAACAGCATGAATGTGTTGAGTGCAGGAAAAAGTTTAATCACAAATCAAACCTTACTAGACATCTGAAactgcacacaggagagaaaccatttatgtgcagtgactgtgggaaaaccttcactcggaGGTCACACCTCATTTCACACCAGACAACGCACTTGGGTCAGAAACCTTATCCCTGCTGTGAGTGTGGGGACAGATTCACTCGGTGCTCAAACCTTatttcacatcagagaatccacttgggagagagaccctataaatgccccgactgtgggaaaagcttcagttcaAAATCAAACCGcactgttcatcagagaatccacaccggagtaAAACCTTATAAGTGTGCTGATTGTGGGGAAAGTTTCATTCAGAGCTCACACCTGGTTGTTCATCAGAGAAcacacacgggagagagaccctatacatGCCCCGATTGTGGGAAAAGCTACAAGGCGAAGGTTGCTCTAATTTCCCATCAAAAAGTCCACGGAAGATGGGAGCTCTCACTGTGGAGCAATGGGTCTGTGCCCACCTGCAACAAACTATAA